The DNA segment CGCGGTCATCTTCGCGGTGGCGCTCGCCGCGACCCGGCGGGCGTGGTCGGCGGCCGGCGAGGCGCGGTCGGCCGCGTAATCGCCCCTCCTTCACTTCTCGGAGTGAATCGGCGCGTCGAAGCCGCCCCGGACGAGCGGTTTGGCGATGTGCCGGCGGGCCTCCGGCGGCACCTCGTACCAGCCTTCTTCGAGGTCGCGGTCGACCTCGACTTCGACCTTCCCGTCCGCGGTGTTCTTGCAGTCCCGGCACCGGTAGCCCTGGTTCGCCCCGGCGCTCTTCATCGACCGGCCGCAGTCGGGGCAGTCGGGGGTGACGCGCTCGGTCCGGTTCAGGTCGCAGACCGCGAACTTCTCGAGCTTGAGCGTCCCCTCGGCGACTTCGCCGCAGGCCGTGATGCGGTCGCCCGGCCGGAGCGCCCGGACCCGGTCGCGGAACCGCTTGGTGGGTTCGAAGGCGGCGCACCGGAGCCTTTCGCCGTCGTCCGCCATCTCGAAGAAGACGTGGCCGCCCCGGCGCGTCTCGGGCGCGGTCGTCACCGCGCCCGAGACGCGGTAGCTCCGGCCGTCCTCGACGTCGGCGAGAGCGGCGTCCCCGAGGTGGGCGTCGGTGCCCTGGTTGGTCCGGAACAGCGCCCGGCGCTCGACCGACTCGCCCTCGATTTCGCGGGCGACTCGCCGGACGGCGTCCGGCGAGTCGCCCCGGATGCCGTGGAGGATGGGACCCGGCGTGTGGGGTACGCAGACCAACTCGCCCGTCTCGCGGTCGACGGTGTCCCAGACGTCGGGATAGCCGGCGTCGGCGGCCGTGAACGCCGAGTCGGCGTCAACCTCCCTGGGCGTGCCCCACCGGTCGCGCTCGCGGTAGGTGATGCACTCGTAGGTCCACTCCTCGAAGGCGGCGTGAGCGCCGACGGCGGCCAGCGCCCCGATCTTTCCGCGGCCCTCCTTCCACCCGGCGCTCAGGTAGCCGGCGTCGGCGATGCGCTCGTCGGCCTCGGCGACGGCGAGCAGGTCGCGAACGGCCGAGCGGGCGAACTCGGCCACGGAGTCGGGCACCGCCTCGGGGTCGCCCGGCGCGACGACCAGCCCGGGGTTCGTCCGGGGGTCGGCGGTTTCGGCGACGGCGTCTATCTCCTCGCGGGCGAGTTCGAACGCCGTCTCGGAGTCGGCGTCGGTGTGGACCGCGAGCGCGGCGTTTCCGCGGGTCTTGTGCTTCACCGCGGGGTTGAGCCGAACCAGGAGCAGTCGCCCGACGTCGGCGTCGGCGTCCGCTCGCAGGCGCTCGGCCACCCGGGCGGCGAGGTAGGTCGTGCACATCCCGCGCTCGCGGGAATCGGTGTCGTCGAGGCCGATGACGGTCACTGCCCCGGAGTTAGGCCGTGGCAAACAAGCGGCTTTCGGAGCGTCCGTCGAGCCGTCGGCTATATTTTAACGTTTCGCCGCTCGCTCCCCCGAATCGCAAGCCGCGAAAGGGTTGCAATCGACACAACGCATATATAGGGGAATCACTTACGTGGGGATATGTCCCGGTCTGCACTGGTCGGGAACGTGACCGCGATGCTGGAAGACGCGGGCTTCACGGTCAGCGACCGGTGTGCTATACGCCCGAAGAGCTTCGACGTGGCGGCACGTCGAGGGCGCGACCTGTTGTTGCTGAAGATACTCGCGAACGTCGACGCGTTCGACGCAGCGACCGGACTGGAGATGCGTCGACTCGGGACGCACCTCGACGCCACCCCGCTGGTCGTCGGTCTGCGTACCCGCGACGAGGACCTCGAACCTGGCGTGGTCTACTTCCGCCACGGCGTGCCCGTGTTCAGCCCCGACACCGCGATGGAACTGTTCGTCGAAGGAATGTCGCCGCTGGTCTACGCCGCCCCGGGCGGCCTCTACGTCAACATCGACGGCGACGTGCTGCGCGACGAGCGCGAGGAACGCGGCTGGAGCCTCGGCCGCCTCGCCAAGGAACTCGGCGTCTCCCGGCGCACCGTCTCGAAGTACGAGGACGGCATGAACGCCAGCGTCGAGGTCGCCCTCGAACTGTCGGACATGTTCGAGGGCGACCTCACCAGCCCCGTCGACGTGCTCGACGGCGCCGACGAGGTCCGCGAGGACGAACCGACGCCCGACGACCCCGAACCCGACAGCGACGACGAGCGCATCGTCACCGTGCTCACCCGCGCGGGCTTCGAGGTCCACCCGACGGTCCGCGCGCCGTTCAAGACGGTCAGCGAGGACAACGACAGCCACGAGAACGTGTTGACGGGCCACTCGGCGTTCACCAAGGCCGCCGAGAAGCGCGCCCGCATCATGTCTTCCATCGGCCACGTCGCCCGAACCCGGTCGGTCTACTTCGTCGACGAGGCCAAGCGCGAGAACGTCGATGGGACGGGCCTGGTCGAGCGCGAGGAACTGGAGGGCATCCGCGACGCCGACGAACTCCGGGAACTCATCCGCGAGCGCGCCGAGGAACCCAAAGAAGAACCCGCGTAGTCGGTTCGGCGGGGTCCACATTCAAGTTTCAGCTATCCGTCAGTCACGACCACGGATGGCCCCGTCTTCCGCGTTCGTCGCAGTCTCACTTTTCTCCGCTCCGGTTCTGTCCCTGGTCGCCGCGGTCGAACTGCTTCTGCGAACCGACCCGCTCACGCTCGTGTTGATTCTGCTCGTCGTCACGGAACTCCTGATTCCGACGTGGGTGTACTACGACGCGAGAAAGCGCGAGATGGATGCCGCCGTGTGGTTCCACGCGTCGATGGTGCCCGCGCTCAACGTCTTCGGACTTCTCGGGTATCTGGCTACGAGAAAGTCACATCCGGTCGTCGAGGACGGCGACGCGGACGAAACTGACTAAGGCAATCGGGTAAAAGTCAACGACCGGAAATCTTATTCCTGGATACCGTTGACGACTCTACATGTGTGGGTGTATCGGCCGGCGGAAATTCCTTGTTCTCTCTGGAATATCCCTGTCTTCAGATGCTCTCGAAAAGACGATACGACCGCGGCGACCTCAAAGCGAGTGGCCGATGGACAGATACGACGCTGCAGGAACGGGCTACCGCCCGTCTTTTGACGGACCAAAGGCCGAACCTACTATTCGATGGAAACACGAGTACGACACGCGCTTGACTCCCGCTCCCGTTACGAATTCCGGTGGACGAGTCTATCACGTAAATCGGGACCGTATAACCGTCCGCGAGGCGCAAACAGGAAAGAAGCGATTTGCTTTCACGGGCGGACCCTATCTTTCTTCTATAAGTATAGCTGACGGACCAGCGGGTCGGAACGGTGTCGCCGCCGTCGCAAACGAAGACGGACTCCTCGGACTTGACCCACGAGGCGGTGTCTCTGTATTCGGGTTCTTTCACCTCTTCGCTCGTCGGTGGGCGTATCCTAAGGGATTGGACCTGTTCGAAAACAGAGTCGGTCCGGCACAGACATCACTGCCTCCGGTTATTGCGGGCAATCGCCTGTACTTCGCAGAAACACGCACCGACCAATCGTTGATTGCCCTCGATACCCCGACAGGCGATAGGAAGTGGGCGATAGAGTTTCAGACTAACCTGACCCGGCCGGCGGTTTCGAACAGCCGAGTGTTCGTCGGAGTCTGGGACGATGGCGTTGTCGCGGTCGATTCGGAAACCGGTGAACGACGGTGGCACCGAAGTACGGACGAATCCGACGTGTTCGGTCCCGCAGTCGCTGACGGAGTCGTGTACGTGACCGACGAGCGAAACGTCTACGCCTTCGATGCGGACGAGGGATCGACTATCTGGCGTCAGGGATTCGAATCGCGGGTGAGAACACCGCCCGTCGTCACCACCGATTCGGTGTACGTCGCAACCGAGGAACACCTCGTCTCGTTCGAACGGTCGGGAAACCGACGCTGGCGACTCGCTGGCGGCTGTCGGGATGCCGCGCTGTCTGCCGCGGCGGAAACGATATATCAACCAATGGGTGAAACGTTACGCGCCGTCGATGCTAGCGGACGAGTACGCTGGTCGTTCGAGGCCGACAGCGAGATAGCGACTCCGGTTCTCGGGGATGAAACCGTCTATCTCAGCAGCTCGCGTTCCCTGTACGCAATCGAGTGAACGTGGCGAGAAACGACCTACCCATCGAGGTCGGCAAGTCGATGCTATGGCCGGCATCGATTCGCGGCGTCTACGCCGCCTGTTCGCCATCGCCGTACGTCTCGTCGAGGTACTCCACGATGTCGTCGCTCTCGTGCATCCCCTCGACGTCGTTCTCCTCATCGACCAGCACCGGCACGCCTCGCTGGCCGCTGACTTCCTCGACCTCGTCACGCTCGGACTTCGGCCCCGCGACCATGTTCGATTCGTAGTCGAGGTCGAGGTCGTCGAGTTTGTCCTTGACCTTCGCGCAGTACGGACAGCCTTCGAGTTCGTACAGTTCGAGGTTCGTCATCGTGCTTCGTTCTAGGGCCTTGCGGGACAAGAGCGTGGTGGTGCCGGAACTGCGTGACGCAACCTCGCGCGGTAGGTGAATCGGCTCCTACCGGTACGACGGAGACGAAACCACCAATTCCGACACCGCAACGTAGACCGCTACTTCACTGCCACTGCACAGCGACTGCACAGCAACTCCGACCGCTATTCACACTCCACAACTGAGAAACCGCACCGCCGTCGGACCGAAGGTCCGACGAGCCTGCGTTCGTGACGCTCACGCAGACTTCGGCGCTCGTTCGGTCGTCCCTCGCACGGGTCACGACCTCGCGTTGCTCGGTCGCTCCCGCGCGCCGTGCCGGCCGTGTCAATTCGCGTTCCCGCCGAAAATCCGTTCTAGCTCGCGCCGCGCCGGTCGTTCCACTCCGAAACCTTCCCGGTGAGGGTCGAGACTCCGTCGCGAATCCGGCCGCGCTGGTACACCGTCTCGCCGAGCGCCCAGCTGACCAGCACCACGCCGCCCAGAATCGCGCCGAGGAACTCCCAACTGTTCATCCACACCGGTCGAATCCAGGGCGTGACGTGGGCCCACGTCCGGGCGAACTCGCTCGCCTCCGATTCGAGAATCGTCCCGTCGAACGTCTCGACCAACCAGAACGAGACGGTCTTGCTGTCCTCTCCGCCGATGGAGAGTCCGCTCCCGCTGACGTTGTAGCTCCCCGATTTGCCCATGTCGCGTATCGTCGGCCTGTCGTCTGCCAGTTGGGCCTCGTCGCCGTAGGTGATGCGCTCGACGTCGTAGGGCGCCCACGGCGCGTGGAACTCCCAGACGACCTTTCCTTCGGGGGTGACCTCGAACACCCGGTGGTGCATCGTGTCGACGACGAGCGTGTTGCCGTTGGGCAGTCGGTCGGCGTCGCGCGGCCAGTTCAGCCCCCGCGTCCCGAGGTTCCACGTCCGTTTCCACTCGCCGTTCTCCTTGGCGTACTCGACGATGCGGTCGTTCTCGCTGTCGGCGACTAGGACGGTCGGCGTTCCGTTCTCGCTTTCGAGGTACTGGGGGTTGTGCTGCTCGTACAGCACCGAGTGGTTCTCGTCGTTCCCGAGGGTTTCGGTGACCGTCTTCGTCGAGCGGTTCACGACCACGACCTCGTCCATGTTCCGGGGCGACGCGAGGTACCTGCCCGGGCCGATCTTGTCCACGTCGTTGACGTGGGTCCAGTCGCCCGTGTACTTCCCGCCCGCGCTTCGGTCGTAGTGGCTCCGGAA comes from the Halorussus vallis genome and includes:
- a CDS encoding tRNA(Ile)(2)-agmatinylcytidine synthase gives rise to the protein MTVIGLDDTDSRERGMCTTYLAARVAERLRADADADVGRLLLVRLNPAVKHKTRGNAALAVHTDADSETAFELAREEIDAVAETADPRTNPGLVVAPGDPEAVPDSVAEFARSAVRDLLAVAEADERIADAGYLSAGWKEGRGKIGALAAVGAHAAFEEWTYECITYRERDRWGTPREVDADSAFTAADAGYPDVWDTVDRETGELVCVPHTPGPILHGIRGDSPDAVRRVAREIEGESVERRALFRTNQGTDAHLGDAALADVEDGRSYRVSGAVTTAPETRRGGHVFFEMADDGERLRCAAFEPTKRFRDRVRALRPGDRITACGEVAEGTLKLEKFAVCDLNRTERVTPDCPDCGRSMKSAGANQGYRCRDCKNTADGKVEVEVDRDLEEGWYEVPPEARRHIAKPLVRGGFDAPIHSEK
- a CDS encoding transcriptional regulator, which encodes MSRSALVGNVTAMLEDAGFTVSDRCAIRPKSFDVAARRGRDLLLLKILANVDAFDAATGLEMRRLGTHLDATPLVVGLRTRDEDLEPGVVYFRHGVPVFSPDTAMELFVEGMSPLVYAAPGGLYVNIDGDVLRDEREERGWSLGRLAKELGVSRRTVSKYEDGMNASVEVALELSDMFEGDLTSPVDVLDGADEVREDEPTPDDPEPDSDDERIVTVLTRAGFEVHPTVRAPFKTVSEDNDSHENVLTGHSAFTKAAEKRARIMSSIGHVARTRSVYFVDEAKRENVDGTGLVEREELEGIRDADELRELIRERAEEPKEEPA
- a CDS encoding glutathione S-transferase N-terminal domain-containing protein; the encoded protein is MTNLELYELEGCPYCAKVKDKLDDLDLDYESNMVAGPKSERDEVEEVSGQRGVPVLVDEENDVEGMHESDDIVEYLDETYGDGEQAA
- a CDS encoding aryl-sulfate sulfotransferase gives rise to the protein MNLRSLPRRWAVRGAVALLVVSLVAPAGISAATFFATTEDPSNLRASVDSPANGTTVISIQGFHFQGMANANKPARLIAVGPRGNVKWVHDGSGFDATWFYDVDPLANGNLLVTATAKGETLVYELNTETRERVWTERLAIHDTHDVDLINNGTELLVANMRNYDEQSGKNDDRIFVYDRKTDEVTWQFRFRSHYDRSAGGKYTGDWTHVNDVDKIGPGRYLASPRNMDEVVVVNRSTKTVTETLGNDENHSVLYEQHNPQYLESENGTPTVLVADSENDRIVEYAKENGEWKRTWNLGTRGLNWPRDADRLPNGNTLVVDTMHHRVFEVTPEGKVVWEFHAPWAPYDVERITYGDEAQLADDRPTIRDMGKSGSYNVSGSGLSIGGEDSKTVSFWLVETFDGTILESEASEFARTWAHVTPWIRPVWMNSWEFLGAILGGVVLVSWALGETVYQRGRIRDGVSTLTGKVSEWNDRRGAS